One genomic window of Geobacter anodireducens includes the following:
- a CDS encoding DNA repair protein RadC, which produces MNLNLFGDPVAPTTKKISIRSIEARYRTEVVREDAPAWVSTRYTHPRQVFEMFLSLKHETKEHFIALHMDGKNRIVCLDRVSIGTLNQSLVHPREVFKTALLSNAAAVVLLHNHPSGDPTPSNEDYAITTRLKEGGELLGIRILDHIVIGDGCYTSFVETGNL; this is translated from the coding sequence ATGAATCTCAACCTCTTCGGAGATCCGGTCGCCCCGACCACGAAAAAGATATCCATTCGATCCATAGAAGCCCGCTACCGCACTGAGGTTGTCCGCGAAGATGCGCCCGCATGGGTGTCAACACGGTACACGCACCCTCGCCAGGTCTTTGAGATGTTCCTCTCTCTCAAGCACGAGACCAAGGAGCATTTCATCGCACTGCACATGGACGGCAAAAACCGGATTGTCTGCCTCGACAGGGTAAGCATAGGCACCTTGAACCAGAGCCTCGTTCACCCAAGGGAGGTTTTCAAGACGGCACTGTTGTCCAATGCGGCTGCGGTCGTCCTGCTGCATAACCATCCGTCCGGAGATCCAACTCCGAGCAACGAAGACTACGCCATCACAACGAGGTTAAAGGAAGGTGGCGAGCTCCTCGGCATCAGGATCCTGGACCATATCGTCATCGGAGACGGATGCTACACGAGCTTCGTCGAAACCGGGAATTTATGA